The Juglans microcarpa x Juglans regia isolate MS1-56 chromosome 8S, Jm3101_v1.0, whole genome shotgun sequence genome has a window encoding:
- the LOC121244975 gene encoding protein MIZU-KUSSEI 1-like, with protein MPPVHSSPFFQMENPAILSLLRHSTTPGEKRTKSTGGLLKMFKLFPMLTSGCKMVALLGRPRKPLLKDNATTGTIFGYRKGRMSLAIQEDPHCMPIFVIELPMHSSAFHKEMASDIVRIALESDTKTQKKKLLEEFVWAVYCNGRKTGFSIRRKQMSDDELYVMQHLRGVSMGAGVLPSPSKKETADGELTYMRARFERVVGSKDSEALYMINPDGAAGPELSIFFVRAH; from the coding sequence ATGCCTCCTGTCCACTCTAGCCCGTTCTTCCAAATGGAGAATCCCGCAATACTATCTTTGCTCCGGCATAGCACTACTCCGGGGGAGAAACGTACAAAATCCACCGGCGGGCTCCTGAAAATGTTCAAGCTCTTCCCCATGTTGACCTCAGGGTGCAAGATGGTGGCACTTTTGGGCAGACCCAGAAAGCCTCTACTCAAAGACAATGCCACAACGGGGACTATCTTCGGTTATCGCAAAGGGAGAATGAGTTTAGCCATTCAAGAGGACCCTCATTGCATGCCCATCTTCGTCATCGAGCTGCCCATGCACAGCAGTGCTTTCCACAAGGAAATGGCGTCGGATATCGTCAGAATTGCGCTGGAGAGTGATACCAAAACCCAGAAAAAGAAACTGTTGGAGGAGTTTGTTTGGGCAGTGTACTGTAATGGAAGAAAGACTGGGTTTTCCATCAGGAGAAAGCAAATGTCCGACGATGAACTTTATGTCATGCAGCATTTGCGAGGGGTTTCCATGGGCGCCGGGGTTCTTCCGAGCCCCTCGAAAAAGGAAACGGCGGATGGGGAATTGACGTACATGAGAGCAAGATTCGAAAGAGTTGTTGGATCTAAGGATTCTGAAGCTTTGTACATGATAAATCCAGATGGTGCTGCAGGGCCAgaattgagtattttctttgtgaGGGCTCATTAG
- the LOC121245128 gene encoding uncharacterized protein LOC121245128 → MEVLIPASTMDFNNPTTPKRFGDYYFSAPSSPSRISGLFQDCNEYGRRESSAASAIREEEEGDGFAFDFSEELERSSLSADELFDGGKIRPLKPPTRLQFGWNVDPYTAPNSPPLSPNSGRSHGMKTMILGALSPRRKKNPDRPEMAADNSTRKITQQQRGRERNTDLPSSDSGRRATRSLSPYRVSEFPWEEDQEEEKTRNDIKQSSLNPKASLSSSSSSSSSKSSKKWRLRDFLLFRSASEGRARDKDPFLKFSALYKKHEDLKNSSFRSTGSSGSVSRSSRRGPPVSPHELHYTVNRAMSEDLKKKTFLPYKQGILGLLHFRK, encoded by the coding sequence ATGGAGGTGTTGATTCCAGCTTCTACCATGGATTTCAACAATCCAACTACGCCCAAACGTTTTGGTGACTACTACTTCAGTGCTCCGAGCAGCCCATCACGCATCTCCGGGCTTTTCCAAGATTGCAACGAGTATGGTCGCCGTGAAAGCAGCGCAGCGAGTGCCAtcagggaggaggaggagggggatGGTTTCGCGTTTGATTTCAGTGAAGAGTTGGAGAGGAGCTCTCTCTCCGCTGATGAGCTTTTCGATGGTGGGAAAATCCGGCCTTTGAAGCCCCCAACTCGGCTGCAATTCGGCTGGAATGTGGACCCGTACACAGCGCCTAATAGCCCACCTTTGTCTCCCAATTCGGGCAGATCTCACGGGATGAAGACGATGATTCTGGGTGCCCTTTCGCCGAGACGAAAGAAAAATCCCGACCGGCCGGAGATGGCTGCTGATAACAGTACTCGAAAGATAACACAGCagcagagaggaagagaaagaaatacagACTTACCATCTTCGGATTCAGGGCGAAGAGCGACAAGGTCGCTCTCTCCTTACAGGGTCTCCGAGTTTCCATgggaagaagatcaagaagaagaaaagactcGGAATGACATAAAACAATCGTCTCTGAATCCGAAGGCTTCGCtttcgtcgtcgtcgtcgtcatctTCTTCGAAGAGTTCTAAGAAATGGAGACTGAGGGACTTTCTGCTGTTTCGTAGCGCATCGGAAGGACGAGCAAGAGACAAGGATCCTTTCCTGAAGTTCTCAGCTCTATACAAAAAGCACGAAGATTTAAAGAACTCGAGCTTCCGCTCCACGGGCAGTTCTGGTTCAGTCTCCAGATCATCGAGAAGAGGGCCACCAGTTTCGCCTCACGAGCTGCATTACACTGTGAACAGAGCCATGTCGGaagatttgaagaagaaaactttCTTGCCATACAAACAGGGGATCCTGGGTCTCTTGCACTTTCGTAAATGA